One genomic segment of Podarcis raffonei isolate rPodRaf1 chromosome 7, rPodRaf1.pri, whole genome shotgun sequence includes these proteins:
- the MYLIP gene encoding E3 ubiquitin-protein ligase MYLIP isoform X2, giving the protein MDGLPPYRLKLRVKFFVEPHLILQEQTRHMFFLHIEEDLLAGNLQCSSEHAIELSALLAQLKFGDYNQNTAKYHYEEFCAKELTTTVLDSITAKHKELEGLTQASAEYQVLQIVSTLENYGVEWHSVRDSEGQKLFIGIGPEGIAMCKDDFTPINRIAYPVVQMATQSGKNVYLTVTKESGNSIVHLFKMVSTRAASGLYRAITETHAFYRCDTVTSAVMMQYSRDLKGHLASLFLNENINLGKKYVFDIKRTSKEAYDHARRALYNAGIVDLVSRSDQSPPSSPLKSSESSMNCDSCEGLNCQQMKALQEKLRKLKESLLCMVCCEEEINSTFCPCGHTVCCESCAAQLQSCPVCRSRVEHVQHVYLPTHTSLLNLTVI; this is encoded by the exons ATGGATGGTCTGCCTCCTTACAGACTGAAACTACGTGTCAAGTTCTTTGTGGAGCCCCATCTTATATTGCAAGAACAGACAAG GCACATGTTTTTCTTGCATATAGAGGAGGATCTTCTGGCTGGTAATCTTCAGTGTTCTTCTGAACATGCAATTGAACTTAGTGCACTACTTGCCCAGTTGAAGTTTGGTGATTATAATCAAAATACTGCCAAATATCATTATGAAGAGTTCTGTGCAAAGGAGCTTACCACTACTGTTTTGGACAG TATTACTGCAAAGCATAAGGAACTTGAAGGCCTTACCCAAGCTTCAGCAGAGTATCAAGTTTTACAGATTGTGTCAACACTGGAGAACTATGGGGTGGAATGGCATTCTGTTAGAGACAGTGAAGGGCAGAAACTTTTTATTGGAATTGGTCCTGAGGGTATTGCCATGTGTAAAGATGACTTCACTCCCATCAACAG GATTGCATACCCAGTTGTTCAGATGGCAACGCAGTCTGGAAAGAATGTGTACTTGACTGTCACAAAGGAATCTGGCAATAGCATAGTTCACCTTTTCAAGATGGTCAGCACCAGAGCAGCTAGTGGACTGTACAGAGCGATAACAGAAACACATGCATTTTACAG GTGTGACACTGTTACTAGTGCTGTTATGATGCAGTACAGTCGAGACTTAAAGGGCCATTTAGCATCCTTGTTCCTGAATGAGAATATTAATCTCGGCAAAAAGTATGTGTTTGATATTAAGCGGACATCTAAGGAAGCTTATGATCATGCAAGGCGAGCCCTTTACAATGCTGGCATTGTGGATCTTGTTTCGAGAAGCGACCAGAGCCCACCCAGTTCTCCCCTTAAGTCTTCAGAAAGCAGTATGAACTGTGATAGCTGTGAAGGTCTCAACTGCCAGCAGATGAAAGCTCTTCAAGAAAAGTTACGGAAGCTTAAAGAATCCCTACTATGTATGGTATGCTGTGAAGAAGAAATAAATTCAACATTTTGTCCATGTGGTCACACCGTGTGCTGTGAGTCATGTGCTGCACAATTACAG TCATGTCCAGTTTGCAGATCTCGAGTAGAGCACGTCCAGCATGTGTATTTGCCTACCCACACCAGCCTGCTTAATCTGACCGTAATCTGA
- the MYLIP gene encoding E3 ubiquitin-protein ligase MYLIP isoform X1 gives MLCYVTRPDAVVMEVEVEAKANGEDCLDQVCRRLGIIEVDYFGLQFTGSKGENLWLNLRNRISQQMDGLPPYRLKLRVKFFVEPHLILQEQTRHMFFLHIEEDLLAGNLQCSSEHAIELSALLAQLKFGDYNQNTAKYHYEEFCAKELTTTVLDSITAKHKELEGLTQASAEYQVLQIVSTLENYGVEWHSVRDSEGQKLFIGIGPEGIAMCKDDFTPINRIAYPVVQMATQSGKNVYLTVTKESGNSIVHLFKMVSTRAASGLYRAITETHAFYRCDTVTSAVMMQYSRDLKGHLASLFLNENINLGKKYVFDIKRTSKEAYDHARRALYNAGIVDLVSRSDQSPPSSPLKSSESSMNCDSCEGLNCQQMKALQEKLRKLKESLLCMVCCEEEINSTFCPCGHTVCCESCAAQLQSCPVCRSRVEHVQHVYLPTHTSLLNLTVI, from the exons ATGCTGTGCTATGTGACCAGGCCGGACGCGGTGGTgatggaggtggaggtggaggccAAGGCCAACGGCGAAGACTGCCTCGACCAG GTTTGTAGACGACTGGGCATTATAGAAGTTGATTACTTCGGACTCCAGTTCACAGGCAGCAAAGGGGAGAATTTGTGGCTGAATTTGCGAAATAGAATATCCCAGCAGATGGATGGTCTGCCTCCTTACAGACTGAAACTACGTGTCAAGTTCTTTGTGGAGCCCCATCTTATATTGCAAGAACAGACAAG GCACATGTTTTTCTTGCATATAGAGGAGGATCTTCTGGCTGGTAATCTTCAGTGTTCTTCTGAACATGCAATTGAACTTAGTGCACTACTTGCCCAGTTGAAGTTTGGTGATTATAATCAAAATACTGCCAAATATCATTATGAAGAGTTCTGTGCAAAGGAGCTTACCACTACTGTTTTGGACAG TATTACTGCAAAGCATAAGGAACTTGAAGGCCTTACCCAAGCTTCAGCAGAGTATCAAGTTTTACAGATTGTGTCAACACTGGAGAACTATGGGGTGGAATGGCATTCTGTTAGAGACAGTGAAGGGCAGAAACTTTTTATTGGAATTGGTCCTGAGGGTATTGCCATGTGTAAAGATGACTTCACTCCCATCAACAG GATTGCATACCCAGTTGTTCAGATGGCAACGCAGTCTGGAAAGAATGTGTACTTGACTGTCACAAAGGAATCTGGCAATAGCATAGTTCACCTTTTCAAGATGGTCAGCACCAGAGCAGCTAGTGGACTGTACAGAGCGATAACAGAAACACATGCATTTTACAG GTGTGACACTGTTACTAGTGCTGTTATGATGCAGTACAGTCGAGACTTAAAGGGCCATTTAGCATCCTTGTTCCTGAATGAGAATATTAATCTCGGCAAAAAGTATGTGTTTGATATTAAGCGGACATCTAAGGAAGCTTATGATCATGCAAGGCGAGCCCTTTACAATGCTGGCATTGTGGATCTTGTTTCGAGAAGCGACCAGAGCCCACCCAGTTCTCCCCTTAAGTCTTCAGAAAGCAGTATGAACTGTGATAGCTGTGAAGGTCTCAACTGCCAGCAGATGAAAGCTCTTCAAGAAAAGTTACGGAAGCTTAAAGAATCCCTACTATGTATGGTATGCTGTGAAGAAGAAATAAATTCAACATTTTGTCCATGTGGTCACACCGTGTGCTGTGAGTCATGTGCTGCACAATTACAG TCATGTCCAGTTTGCAGATCTCGAGTAGAGCACGTCCAGCATGTGTATTTGCCTACCCACACCAGCCTGCTTAATCTGACCGTAATCTGA